Genomic window (Nymphaea colorata isolate Beijing-Zhang1983 chromosome 1, ASM883128v2, whole genome shotgun sequence):
CCTACCTTTGACGTGGTGGTCGGAGACGGGAGTACCTTGAGGTGCAGGGATAAGTGCCAGATGGAAAGGTTAGAGATCCAAAGATTTCATCCCTATACAGTTATATATTTTAGCCATGGCGGGAGCCGACCTGGTCTTAGGCATCCATTGGTTGCGCGAACTGGGAGAAGTGGTATGAGATTTCGTGGGCATGAAAATGCAGTTTAGGGGACCCTACATTGTTAACTTACACGTTCATGTGGTCTCTCAAACACATCCAGGAATGCTGAAGCTGTAAACCAGTTTACTTATCTACATTGCATCCATTGAAGCAGTAATAGGATGTTAATTGATCTTTATTATGATGGAACAATTGCTGCATTCGAGTCAGTTGCTGGTTGAAAACATTTGAAAACTGCTATCTCCTGTATTTCGTAGTTCAGTGAACTAAGTCATTGAACTCTTAAGCTAGCAGCATTGCTTTCTAACGAATGACTGCTTATTGAATTGAGAAATAATTTGCTTATATTGTTGCTGGATATTTGCTGGTTTTCAGAACACGTGCtatttaagcaatttttttgtgtataattttttgtttactcTATGTGAGATACATTACTGTTCGCCCTTTTCCCTTTTGTGCAGATTCCCAATATTTTGAATTGATGGGTGATTTTTCCTTGCCAACAATTTGAGATGGAAGATTGAGATCTATGCTTTGTTCAGTTATATTTTGTTGAACTTTCCATTTAATTGCTTCCTTTCTTATATTTTGTTAGGGAGCGTTTGTTGATTGACCCCCAAGAGCATCCGATGCTACTTGCAGAACCTTCTTCTAATACACAGCAACAGAGGGAGAGGTATCCAACTTTGTTGAATCAATTAGCTGATGAGTTGATCATTATGTATTTGCATAGCTGTAGTGTTTAAcaggacattttttttaatgtagaAAAATTCATTGAAATAAAACctaatctgttttttttttaaataatatgtTACTAAAATTAATCTTGCACATTATATCTTATTTTCCCTATTGTTGGGAAATTGACCACTTCTGTGAAAGGAGAGGGGAGGGACATGTTTCCTGTGGAGGGAAACTTATTTGACTCTATGGGGAAGATGTTACTTAACAGGGTCCTCAGTTAATTAGTATGAGTCCCGAACATTTCTAAGGCGTGCTCTGATAGCCTTCAATCTTTTGCAATTACATGTCCCCCAGGTTTAGACCATGATTGCATATCCGCTTTTATCTTTTTAACATgctttagtttttccttttaaggCTCCAAAGACATTGCACATCAAATGCATCAATTGCCAGTCATGCTTGAGCTCATCCATGATAAATCTATATCCATGTCAGGGAGATTCCAAATTTGACTAATCTGCCAAGCAGGCTTTCTTATTTGTTCTGTAAGTAGGATATTTGTCTTTATCTGGTGAACAAGGCCAGTCATAAATTTGATAGCTTTGGCAATGAGCTCATTTTGGTGAAGTCGGTGTGTCTGAAAACAAGGCCTCCATGTAGCCATGTCTTTGattgtcagtttgattccttTTCAGACTGCAATATTGCTTTATATCTTATTGAATTCATTTATGATCTTCCAGGGAAGTGGTCATTCGGCTATAATGCTTTTCTAAATCTGCATAACATATTGATGCTTGATTGTGCTGCCTTTGGTAACAAGAGACTTAGGAATACTTTTTCATCTGTTTCTGTTGACTTTTTGTACTACTGACTCTTGTCCAATTTTTTGTGGGGAAATTTTTGTGATTCCCATTGTATATAATTTATGCTGAATTGTGTTATTTCAGGACCGCAGAACTTATGTTTGAGAAATACAAGGTTCCGGCTTTGTTCCTTGCGAAAAATGCTGTATGCCCAAATTCCTCTTCTAAAAACAAGTTTTGGAGTTGCAATTTCTTCCAATAAGAAGTGTTTCTGTTGCTTTGTTTGTTAAGAAGTAAGAAGATAAAATGGTCATGGTTGGTCTGTCATGCTTGgttcttatttcattttaactttctATCTTTAGGTTCTTACATCCTTTGCTTCTGGACGTGCTACTGCTTTGGTTGTTGATAGGTaagtttttcatgttcttttcactGCAATTCCTtggtatattttttattgtccACGGTACTTGATGGCCACAGGTTTAGCTAATCCATGGTACTTGATGGCCACAGGTTTAGCTAACGTATGATCACTTGTGAACAAAATATCTTTGAGTTAAGATGTTGTCAAATTCATGTCATTTCTATCTGGTTTCTTTCTCCTATTTCACAATGTTCAGCTTCATATAgacattttacttgttttgctAGAACTTTGGTGTCCGTAAGAAGCATAtatcttttttctccttgtatATTTGTAAATTGCATGTTAGATGATGATGTGATATCCAATTATGAGGTTGAACTTTGTTATATAATGTGATGTTGCTTGTCGTTCTTAGATTATAAGTAGACCCCTTGGGCAGCTGCATAATGGGATACAGTTTCATGAAAGTGACAATGTCCAAAATTGCTTACAATTGCTGTTTTCCTTTGCTTGCAAACAGTGGTGGTGGTTCTACGACAGTGTCCCCTGTGAGCGATGGTTACGTTCTTCAAAAGgtatgaagaaaataaaaacgtTGCAGTTGACTATACTTTGCTATGGTTAGGCATCTTTAACTTCCCAAGCTCCTTGTGTTAAATTGAGTTGATGTTCTTTTAGCCAATGAAGTCTGTGTCTGTGAATCAGCTTTACTTGGCTGATTTCTAGCAAATTCGACCAACATGCTTCATTCTGGAAGTGGTCAACCCTACCCTTAAATTAATTGACGAAAGAAGGGTTATCCTAGAGTCCTAGACTAAAGATGATACTTAAAAATGTCCAAGCCTTATCCTTTTCAGGGTCCATAGAAGGTTGAAGTGCATGTCGTTGGATGTTTAAGATTCATAACTTGCACAGTAAGTGTCATCATTCATCAATGACCTGAAGATGCAAGGCATGAACTCTTACCTTAtgcacttttctttttgtttggagGAAGACAACTAACTGTCTTTCGTGGCTTTTTTTTAACCCTATTAGCTCAGTAGTTGCCACCAATGGTCTGAAGAAGCAACACATTATCACATACACTGTTTCCTTAtgcacttttctttttgtttagaACAAGGCAACTAATTGTCTTTCTTGGTTATGTTTTGACCTTACCTTTAAGAGCATCAATTCATCACAATGCTGGTGCTAGTTGTTGGAGTTCTGTCTTGATGAGGTCACATTTTGACAGCTTAATATTAGTAACGGCCCAAAGAAAATCTATGATTAGGCAATTTATGGTCACATGAATTTTCATCAAAGCAAGACATGGATTTGCTAGTTAAGTTGTTTTTCTTAATGGCATACTTCTGTGGATGTGGCAGCTTTGCATCTCAACCCTTCTGACGACAGTTGTAGGGTTTGTGGTTGTTTCACTGTtgaatatatcttttttttttaaaaattttgtaggcAGTAGTTTCATCTCCAATAGGAGGAGAGATTCTAACTGAATGTATGATGAAGAGTTTGGAAAGCAAAGGAATCACTGTAAGCTGGATTGGTCAATCTTTCATGGTTGTTGATCTGATTTTCTACTCTGGATGACATACCAAAATACTTGTTTTGGCAGATAAGACCTAGATATTCTTTCAAGAGAAAGGAAGTGCGGCCAGGAGAATTTCAGGTTGCCCCTGCCTTCTGGTTCTTTACCGTCCGTACATGTTCAGGAACCTCTTTGTTTGTGTGTGCTGGAAAAAGTAACGATCAATAGACAGTATGTCTCTCTTAAGCATTGTCATATAAAATGTTCTCAAATATCTGTTGGCAAgatttttgtcaatttttttggaaaattttggaatttaaaaagaaaaaggagaaaagaataataaaaactATGAGATTTTGAGTTTTAAGGATTCAGAATGATTTTAGGATGATATTAGAGGATATCAATAATACTCCCCTGATcaaagtttttttcttcttttctagctgtaatattgtgatattttcaaaattttcccaaTGTTTGTGATaatgcttttgaaaaataactttGAGATGCTCTTGTTTCTATATCAACTCTCATTGTATTATACGAGTTTTGAAATGCTTCAAACAATTGTGATATCTGGTCATGGTTTCCTCGGAGCTCTTATGTTTATAAAACAAATGTTGCTGAAATGTGAGGCCGTCTACCTTGTCGTGATTGTGAATCACAAGCTATTTCTATTATTATGGTAGTCAGGGAACCTAGTGCTGAATGTCTTTTTACCTTTTGTAGCATGTCTTGACTTGGTCTGGCTTGGCTGTTAAGTCACATAGGTGCACCAAAAACGACGACACACCTGAGTCGATGCAGGTGCTGGTGCACTCTGACATGGTCCGACCGCACCcactcttttttctcttattctttttttttttccttcttccatcttttttttctctctttctctctctctcacacacacacagtcgCTTTTTTAAGGAAGAGAGGTTTTTTCAAAGGATCAGAAACTTGAAGTCCTTCTTAAAGGACATCAAGTTATATTGGcctatattttaaaatttttaatgaatgTTACAAGCCTGGTCATCCTTTTTAAAGGACATCAATTAAGCCTGTCGAGTATCTTCCTTCATGGAGGACGACTAGGCCTCTCAGAGATTAAGTGAACCctgataaaagaaaagaattaaaaatataggcgaataaaattacttatatatattatatatatatagtcctcGAGAGTCGAGACAcctgcacctaaatttttttggaacttgccaCATCGTGCATCCGCACTGGCACCCATGTACATAGCTTGGCCGATACTCTtcacttttaacattttcatctCTATGCTTgctttacctttttcttctttccaatgCACTGCTTGTTTATACCTTGAACAAATTTGAGTAAGGTTGGTCCATATTCTTTGTCTTACTTTTTAATGATTTATCATTTTGCCTATTGCTCTAATAGTTAACAGTTTTCTAACTGATGAATTTTCTGTTGGGCCATCTTAAGTTTGTGTATGCTGTGCTGATGGTTCTTTTGGAGTTAGTTTATGTTCATGATGGATGAGATTAAGTACTCATATGTCTTGTCAATTAACTGCCAGCGTTAttccatttaatttttaataggGGTTTGTGGCATTATGTGTCATGAAAGACACTcgtgaaggaaaacaaaattttcagtttctgAGATTATAGATGTAATTTAATCTCCTTGTTATACTTGTTGCTGATGTCCATGCTGTTCTTCTTTGTTGACTTAGCATATTGAAACTACTGGTACCATGTGATGTTTGGGTTTTTCTCCTTTCACctaagttttatttttgttccttttttccttatttgtCCCTTTTACCTTTGACAGACTATAGACCTTGATGTTCCCAACACAACAGAAAGTTACAAGCTATACTGCCAGGTACTTAGCtcttggttttgtttttctcttgggGCAAATTTCCATATATCTACTTCACTAAATTCTTTTGTGTGCATGTTGCAGAGGGTAATCGCAAGTGATATAAAAGAATGTGTATGTCGGGCACCGGATTCTGCTTATGATGGTGCATCTCAGTTCCATAATCTCATTGTTCTGTAATGTTTGTTTTCCATCTGATCATTTATATTTAGGATTAGCTAGTAGTGGTACGGCTACTCATTAGGTTTTCTGCTGGTAAAAACAGATTACacttagaaaaaattaataatgaTATCCTTTCAAAATTAACACATCTATAGCTTGTTCCCCTGcagtttttcttggaaaataaATATCAATGCTTATGGCCCTTTATCTTCAAGGTCTGACACAAGCCCAAGATTAATGTTGATTAGTCACTTTGTCTCAGCCTAAGTTTGTAAAAAGTATCAAAACACAACATTTAACGTGGCAAAAGTAATAAAacacataataataaaaaaatatcattatgGGTCAAATAAGCTACAAAATTCACCAACTATATGCATatcattaacaaaaaattattgttcttctagatatgtatacacacacacacccatcAGTCCCCTTACTACCCTTATTTGCTGTGCCAAAATTTAGTAGCAGgttgttcttttcttggttGTGTTCCTGTTTGCCTTTCACACGAATCAGTTGTTCTCACCTTTTACCCATTACTGAAAGGAGATAACTGGCCGGTTTTCCTAGAAAATGTACTTGTGAATGGTTGCTGTTGCATGTTTCTGAGGAAAGCAGATAGATTATTTAAGCTGAGAGACCATCCAGATGGTAGATGGATTTACTTTAGCCTCCTCCCTAACAAAATTTCCATATGCTAAAAAGGCGCGAAAAACAAACTTGAGATATTCTGCACCACGAGTCtaccatcattttctttgtgtcACCTACCATCATTTTCTCTGTGTGAGCcatcatgaaataatattaTGCATCCTATTGGGGAAGGAGCACAAACGAAGTGGTTCACGAGCATAAGGGCGCCAAAGAGTTGTACAGCAGAAATTAAGGAAAATGTTAAATGCCGAAACAAAATATGAAGCTTGGGTGACTACAACGTGCGACTGAAATATTTAAAGAAATATTAATGCCAAAGGAATATAACGAAGATTCAGATGCAGTCTGCAAGTTGAAATGCTTTCCTGAAACTATTAGTTCCATCCAAACTCTAAAGGCTATCCTAACATTATCTTACTATGTTCATAAATGCTAATAAATCCATAAAATTGTGACTTGGATGAAGGTAAAATTTAGTAGCATTTGAGTTTTGTCAATATGACAAAACCGATAGCTACAGGTCATCAAGTgcgagcatttttttttttggtagtaaTGATAAGTAGCCATTTTGTTTAAATACAGttcataaaatgtaaaaatggatcatatagaattttaaaatggatcatatagcatttttttttctagaaaaactaGTTGATTAGGTATATGATGGGTTGGTGACTGGAGTATCACAATGGTTTCTGCTAGACCTTTTTCTCTGGCTTTGTTAGAGCAAGTTTGTTTCCTTGGAAGTCATCTTGGCTTTATCTACGCTTTTCATCTATGGAAGGTTACAGGGTTTCTTTCATCGTTTGTCAAGGTTTATTACATCTAGAAGATATGTGTCAGTTTGTTAATTCTTTAATAATTTCATAAGGGGTATTGTTTAGTTGTAATGTGTTTATCACACCTTATCACACTCTATGTGGGTGAGATGAATGTTTGTTTGACTTCTATAGAGTTTAATGTTGCTTCCCTATGGTAAATTGCTGTTGGAGGAAGCTTTTTCTTCCTGAGGATTTCCTAACCTTTTGTGCTCTGGGCTCTGCAGAAAGTGCATATGCTAACATTCCAATGACGCCATATGAGCTACCTGACGGACAGTAGGTTCTTTCTActcattttaattaattaattaatcttGACTGAATATTAAAATATTCCGTGTTGGCTGTCCATGGTGCATCATTTAGAAGACAGTGTAATTGCTAAGTTAATAATACAGGACTATTGAAGTTGGTGCTGACAGATTCAAGATTCCAGATATTCTGTTTAATCCGTCTCTAATCCAGGTATATGTGGACTCCCATGGTGCTTGCTATTTTGAACATATCTCTGTAATTTATGCCTCTATGTCTATATCAGATACTGCGAATCTGTGTATGTTTGGTAGATGAAATGGATCACGTCTTGACAAGTTGTTTTGGCTTCTGGTACATTTATGTACTTGTAGATGTTTGTGTTTCACATTGAAACACATGGTGCATATAGTTTCTCAACTAATATTGTTATGGAACTTGCTGTAGAATGGTAGGTATTCCTTTTAAGTTGTTACATAATGTAAACATTCCATGTGTTCTGACTTAGTTGTTCTCATTTATCAGAACAGGTTCGAAAGTGTATGTAAAAATCATGGGAAAAACTGagtttattattttcattagtGCCATCTTCTCGTTCTTCTTATAATGTTGAAATGCCTGTGAGACCATATAAGCAAGGTATTGAGGGCTTGTTGGCTGTAAGAAATCTCCATCTTCCCTTTTTTCCAACGACTAATTTTTTGGTGCTTGAACCTGAGTTGAggtggtttctttctttttgcttctttgtaATCCATGTGATAGTCGTACAGTCACATGGGTATGTGTGTTCTGCCCAAGTACCCGTGTTGGTACATGGGTACGATTGTATCTTAAAACttaaacttttatattttcaaacctattttttgctttaattttgatttttctttttttttgtttcccttccACCTAAATTCTATATTGTCCTCtcacttttctttaattttgagaatttttatgtatataatgtatatatttacATGTACACTGCTGATTTTCTAAAATGTTTGTATGCACCTcgccgtacccatgtgacttactcGTACTTTTTGTTAATGTGATAAGACATTTAGTTAAAGAGTACTCTAAAATATTGTGGTTCTACTTCTGCTAATCCATGACAGTTTCTCCTGTTTGACATCCCCatcatcttttcctttctcttttttcatgaTTAAATTTTTGGTGCTTGTGCCAGAGAtgggttctttcttttttgcttatttGTTATCTGTGTGATATCTGTACTTTTTGTTAATGTAATAAGACATTAGTTAAACAGGAATGctctaaaatattttggttGTATTTCTGCTAGTCCATTAtagtttttccttcttgttatCATTAATCCTTTGCATGTAGACGATACCTGGGATGGAGAGCCTTGCAGATTCCTTACCTTCTATACGTGGCCTTCCTCAAATGGTCAAGctgtttccttattttttaattattattattattttttgtatcaACATTTTAACTTCTgtcttctttgttcttttcttgtttcccaGGTTATTGAGAGCATTAATAAGTGCGACGTGGACATACGGAGGGATTTGTTTAGTACTGTGTTGGTAATATTAGGTTCCCCTTTGAAGCacttatttattgattttttttgttttgttggttttactGGGGCATCTACACCCTTTTTTAATATCTTATTATGATTATATAATTTCATGTTGTTAAGAATGAGGCTCATAAAAAGCCTTCCAAGGTGAAATCTCTAGCAGCTGCAGTATGTTAAATAGTGATCTTTCTATGTTCCAGCTGAATGTGTATAAATGCAGTTATCCAACATGtcattattgttattgttactATATATTACTATTActctctctttcgctctctctcATAAGACACATACAAATGTGTTTGCAAAAGTATATAAATATTAAAGTGAAGATATCACTTTATTATGTGCttatttatatgttatttttattgtgAGTGGAGAAGCTTAACAAGGTATGAATGAAGGTCACACATTTCTCCCTTTTTGTCCTCATGCAGCTGTCTGGTGGTACTGCTTCAATCCAACAATTGAAGGAACGACTTGAAAAGGACGTGGGTGAGGTTGGTACCTCTTGTGGTTATAATAAGTCTTGTAGACATGTTTATCAGGCAGAATTAGGGTTTTAATTGCAGGTCATGATGGAGGTGCTTTCATTTGAGAATATTGTTACTGATTAATCAGTGCCAAAATTATTGTGGTTTATTGTGTAGTCCCTGAGGTTCCCTTTTCCATCTATTGTAGAACttcaaaaaactcaaaaaacaaATTCTATGTTTGCTTTAGTTAATTATGCAAACACACTTTCACTCTTTTCAGGAGGCTCCTCAGGCTGCACGTGTTAAGGTGTTGGCAAGTGGCAATGCAACAGAAAGACGGTTCAGGTGCGAATTTGACTGCAACTTTTTTGTAATAGTTATTCAGTTGCACTACTTGTGCCGTTTTTTGGGTTATGCCACCTGCATGCTGCCTGGATCCTGATATTGTGAGAGGGAAATTTTTCCAAGCAGACTTTTTATGTGAGACACtatttttattgttaagaaGTGCTTCGTAAACAACATAAAACAGCTATTATGAAATTTACAATACATAGAAAGGTATGGATAGGTTTTATCAGCTGTCATTGTTCAGAAACTGAGCATGTTCTCTTTGGTTTGGTGTTGGAATGAAATGTATATTTCAGACTCTCAGAGCTTGCAAAGCTGTGTTAAAGTATGCCTACCTGATAATCACACATTAGGGTCCAAAAACGATGTTTAAGGCATGTTTCGCTGATCGTTGAAACTGAGTTTATGAAAAGCCCAGTTACGAAAAAATGACCTTTTCAAAAGGGCATCAATAACCTCCTCCAACTTTCCAAGCTTTTCACTGAAaacattgttttggttttgtCACCAATTATACAGACCGAGTTTTAAGAAACTGGTTAAAAAACCGGCTTTCCATAAAACCTGATTTTCACAAACCgatgtttttttactttgtcaTTGAATCATAGCCcacgtgtttttttttccttgtaagATACGAAATCATCATGTGATATAGCTGACAGTTGAAGATACCTTTTCAAGGGCAAAGAGAAGAGATCTATGTAACGAGCACATGAAAAATGCTGGTTAACCATATTGGTATGTCAGTTTTTAAGAGACGGGTATGCCAGACAACTTGG
Coding sequences:
- the LOC116256520 gene encoding actin-related protein 4, whose amino-acid sequence is MYGGDEVSAIVLDLGSYTCKAGYAGEDAPKAVFPSVVGSIEHAGTTDSVKPEKDSDSLSDSKNGTKPADSDKSKKKRSLYVGTQSLGYRRDHMEVISPFKDGGVVDWDIVDNIWEHAFRERLLIDPQEHPMLLAEPSSNTQQQRERTAELMFEKYKVPALFLAKNAVLTSFASGRATALVVDSGGGSTTVSPVSDGYVLQKAVVSSPIGGEILTECMMKSLESKGITIRPRYSFKRKEVRPGEFQTIDLDVPNTTESYKLYCQRVIASDIKECVCRAPDSAYDESAYANIPMTPYELPDGQTIEVGADRFKIPDILFNPSLIQTIPGMESLADSLPSIRGLPQMVIESINKCDVDIRRDLFSTVLLSGGTASIQQLKERLEKDVGEEAPQAARVKVLASGNATERRFSVWIGGSILASLGSFQQMWFSKAEYEEHGTAYIQRKCP